Proteins from a single region of Streptococcus mitis:
- a CDS encoding LysM peptidoglycan-binding domain-containing protein, which translates to MKKRILLASTVALSFAPVLATQAEEVLWTARSVEQIQNDLTKTDNKTSYTVQYGDTLSTIAEALGVDVTVLANLNKITNMDLIFPETVLTTTVNESEEVTEVEIQTPQADSSEEVTTATADLTTNQVTVDDQTVQVADLSQPIAEAPKAVETTSTKEVATNSEVAETVATVEEVAPSTNTSTSEEQTAETSNAVAEATPQATIPAEKEETQASPQAVSTVEETTTPVEEKTTETTATSSEEAKEVSSNDATTVVSTYQPEEKKTVATTYAAPAAPDYAGLAVAKSENAGLQPQTAAFKEEIANLFGITSFSGYRPGDSGDHGKGLAIDFMVPESSELGDKIAEYAIQNMASRGISYIIWKQRFYAPFDSKYGPANTWNPMPDRGSVTENHYDHVHVSMNG; encoded by the coding sequence ATGAAGAAAAGAATATTATTAGCCTCAACAGTAGCCTTGTCATTTGCCCCAGTATTGGCAACTCAAGCAGAAGAAGTTCTTTGGACTGCACGTAGTGTTGAGCAAATCCAAAATGATTTGACTAAAACGGATAACAAAACAAGTTATACCGTTCAGTATGGTGATACCTTGAGCACCATTGCAGAAGCCTTGGGTGTAGATGTCACAGTTCTTGCGAATTTGAATAAAATCACTAATATGGACTTGATTTTCCCAGAAACTGTTTTGACAACGACTGTCAATGAATCTGAAGAAGTAACAGAAGTTGAAATCCAAACACCTCAAGCAGATTCTAGTGAAGAAGTGACAACTGCGACAGCAGATTTGACAACCAATCAAGTGACGGTTGATGATCAAACTGTTCAGGTTGCAGACCTTTCTCAACCGATTGCAGAAGCGCCAAAAGCGGTAGAAACTACAAGTACAAAAGAAGTAGCAACAAATTCAGAAGTTGCAGAGACAGTTGCTACTGTAGAAGAAGTAGCACCATCTACAAATACTTCAACGTCAGAGGAGCAAACAGCCGAAACAAGCAATGCAGTTGCAGAGGCAACTCCTCAGGCAACAATTCCAGCTGAGAAAGAGGAAACACAAGCCAGCCCTCAAGCTGTTTCAACAGTGGAAGAAACTACAACTCCAGTAGAAGAAAAAACAACAGAAACAACTGCAACAAGTTCAGAAGAAGCAAAAGAAGTCTCATCAAATGATGCTACAACAGTAGTTTCTACTTATCAACCAGAAGAGAAGAAAACAGTTGCAACAACTTACGCAGCTCCAGCAGCGCCCGATTATGCTGGACTGGCGGTAGCGAAATCTGAAAATGCAGGCCTTCAACCACAAACAGCTGCCTTTAAAGAAGAAATCGCCAACTTGTTTGGCATCACATCCTTTAGTGGTTACCGTCCAGGAGACAGTGGAGATCACGGAAAAGGTTTGGCTATCGACTTTATGGTACCAGAAAGCTCAGAACTAGGGGATAAGATTGCGGAATACGCTATTCAAAACATGGCTAGCCGTGGAATTAGTTACATCATCTGGAAACAACGTTTCTATGCTCCATTCGATAGCAAATATGGACCAGCTAATACTTGGAACCCAATGCCAGACCGTGGTAGCGTGACAGAAAATCACTATGATCACGTTCACGTTTCAATGAATGGATAA
- the nagA gene encoding N-acetylglucosamine-6-phosphate deacetylase, giving the protein MPNYIKADQFFYPHGVRRGGYLELVDGKFGKHVEEIPEGADVIDYTGYSIAPGLVDTHIHGFGGVDVMDNNIEGTLHTMSEGLLSMGVTSFLPTTLTSSYEQLLAVTENIGARYQEASGAKIRGIYFEGPYFTEKYKGAQNPAYMKDPRMDEFRAWQKAANGLLNKIALAPEREGVEDFVRTITGEGVTVALGHSNATFDEAKKAVDAGASVWVHAYNGMRGLTHRELGMVGAMYQLPHTYAELICDGHHVDPKACEILIKQKGTENIALITDCMTAGGLEDGDYMLGEFPVVVANGTARLKSTGNLAGSILKLKDGLKNVVDWNIASPHEAVMMASFNPAKSVHIDDVCGQIREGYDADFIVLDKDLELVATYLDGVKRYQA; this is encoded by the coding sequence ATGCCTAACTATATTAAAGCGGATCAGTTTTTCTACCCACACGGAGTTCGTCGTGGTGGTTACTTGGAACTTGTGGATGGCAAGTTTGGAAAGCATGTAGAAGAGATTCCTGAAGGCGCTGACGTCATTGACTATACAGGATACAGCATTGCGCCAGGACTTGTGGATACCCACATTCATGGATTTGGTGGTGTGGATGTTATGGATAATAATATCGAAGGAACCCTTCACACCATGAGTGAAGGACTCCTCAGCATGGGGGTAACGAGCTTCTTGCCAACCACTTTGACATCATCTTATGAGCAATTGCTCGCGGTAACTGAAAATATTGGTGCTCGTTACCAGGAAGCAAGTGGAGCCAAGATTCGTGGAATCTATTTCGAAGGGCCTTATTTCACAGAGAAATACAAGGGGGCTCAAAACCCTGCCTACATGAAAGATCCTCGCATGGATGAGTTTCGTGCTTGGCAAAAAGCAGCTAATGGCTTGCTTAATAAAATTGCTCTTGCGCCAGAGCGTGAAGGTGTAGAAGACTTTGTACGGACTATCACTGGAGAAGGTGTGACGGTTGCTCTTGGGCACTCAAACGCGACTTTTGATGAAGCTAAAAAAGCAGTCGATGCTGGAGCGAGTGTTTGGGTACACGCCTACAATGGAATGCGTGGCTTGACTCACCGCGAACTGGGTATGGTTGGAGCCATGTACCAATTGCCACATACCTATGCAGAGTTGATCTGTGACGGCCATCACGTAGATCCAAAAGCCTGCGAAATTCTTATCAAACAAAAAGGAACTGAAAATATTGCCCTTATCACAGACTGTATGACAGCGGGTGGATTGGAAGACGGCGACTACATGTTGGGAGAATTCCCAGTTGTCGTTGCAAATGGAACTGCTCGTCTCAAATCGACAGGTAACTTGGCAGGTTCTATTCTCAAACTCAAAGACGGTTTGAAAAATGTTGTCGACTGGAACATTGCCTCTCCACACGAAGCAGTTATGATGGCCAGCTTCAACCCAGCAAAATCTGTTCACATTGATGATGTTTGTGGACAAATCCGTGAAGGCTATGACGCGGACTTTATCGTACTAGATAAAGATTTAGAATTGGTAGCAACCTACCTAGATGGCGTGAAACGTTATCAAGCATAA
- a CDS encoding DUF975 family protein, with amino-acid sequence MKYPKIDLKTVRLQARQFQAENPRLFLVYLLPSILVILSGFLNPLERINEAILEHSFLSVLGHVFQAYLFPLLVSFIGTILLTSSVYTTLKLIKNPDTGLSVKNSLTLFNEEHFSQTFLTLLLKRFYLFLWSIPSLLGIYFLFYSSFLAKKFVVLHPEFPNLDLSSIETERFLMTFGLYFLASILLMIVGNSLYIPQYYAYSQVEFLLCDTLDLGQAKPGQILKTSRFLMKGYKFQRFILDLQLLPWYVLNWITFGIASFSLLPYIQINKIIFYRAVLARKRPKA; translated from the coding sequence ATGAAATACCCAAAAATTGATTTAAAAACCGTTCGTCTGCAAGCTAGACAATTTCAAGCTGAAAATCCCCGCCTCTTTCTCGTCTATCTCTTACCTAGTATACTGGTCATCTTGTCTGGCTTCCTCAATCCCTTAGAGCGTATCAACGAGGCTATTTTAGAACATTCTTTTTTAAGCGTGCTTGGCCATGTATTCCAAGCCTACCTCTTTCCATTATTAGTCTCCTTTATCGGAACGATACTTCTAACCAGTTCAGTTTATACAACGCTGAAACTCATCAAGAATCCTGATACAGGACTATCCGTCAAAAATAGTCTCACACTCTTTAACGAAGAGCACTTTTCACAAACCTTTTTGACTCTCCTTCTCAAACGTTTCTATCTCTTTTTATGGAGTATTCCTAGTTTGCTTGGAATTTACTTTCTTTTTTACAGTAGCTTTCTAGCAAAGAAATTCGTTGTCCTTCATCCTGAATTTCCCAATCTGGATCTCTCGTCAATTGAAACCGAGCGCTTCCTCATGACCTTTGGTCTTTACTTTCTAGCAAGTATCCTCTTGATGATTGTCGGAAATAGTCTCTATATTCCACAATACTATGCCTATTCGCAGGTAGAATTTCTCCTCTGTGACACCCTAGACTTAGGACAAGCCAAACCAGGACAAATCCTAAAAACCAGCCGTTTCCTGATGAAAGGCTACAAATTTCAGCGCTTTATTCTAGACTTACAACTCCTTCCTTGGTACGTCCTCAATTGGATTACTTTTGGGATTGCTAGTTTCTCACTCCTACCCTACATTCAAATCAATAAAATAATTTTTTACCGAGCAGTACTGGCTCGAAAACGTCCAAAAGCTTGA
- the pcp gene encoding pyroglutamyl-peptidase I, which yields MKVLVTGFEPFGGEKVNPALEAIKGLPAEIHGAEVRWLEVPTVFHQSAQVLEEEMSRYQPDFVLCIGQAGGRSSLTPERVAINQDDARIPDNEGNQPIDLPIRADGASAYFSSLPIKAMVQAIKKEGLPASVSNTAGTFVCNHLMYQALYLVEKKFPHVKAGFMHIPYMMEQVVNRPTTPAMSLVDIMRGIEAAIGAIIEHGDQDLKLAGGETH from the coding sequence ATGAAAGTATTAGTGACAGGTTTTGAGCCCTTTGGAGGGGAAAAAGTCAATCCAGCTTTGGAGGCCATTAAAGGTTTACCAGCTGAAATCCATGGTGCTGAGGTCCGTTGGTTAGAAGTGCCAACAGTCTTTCACCAATCGGCCCAAGTGTTGGAAGAAGAGATGAGTCGTTATCAACCTGACTTTGTCCTTTGTATTGGCCAAGCAGGTGGAAGATCTAGCTTGACGCCTGAACGAGTAGCCATTAATCAAGACGATGCACGCATTCCTGATAACGAAGGTAATCAACCGATTGACCTTCCCATTCGAGCGGATGGTGCTTCGGCCTACTTTAGCAGTTTGCCGATTAAAGCGATGGTTCAAGCTATAAAAAAAGAAGGCTTGCCGGCCTCTGTTTCCAATACGGCAGGGACTTTTGTCTGCAATCATTTGATGTATCAGGCCCTCTATTTGGTAGAAAAGAAATTTCCCCATGTTAAGGCAGGTTTTATGCATATTCCTTATATGATGGAACAGGTGGTGAATCGACCGACTACCCCAGCTATGAGTTTAGTGGACATTATGCGAGGGATAGAAGCAGCAATCGGGGCTATTATAGAACATGGAGATCAAGACCTCAAGTTGGCAGGCGGAGAAACTCATTGA
- a CDS encoding acyltransferase family protein, with amino-acid sequence MRIKWFSLIRITGLLLVLLYHFFQTIFPGGFFGVDVFFTFSGFLITALLIEEFSKNHEIDLVGFFRRRFYRIVPPVVLMVLVTMPFTFLVRQDYVAGIGGQIAGVLGFMTNFYELLTGGSYESQFIPHLFVHNWSLAVEVHYYILWGLAVWFLSKQSKSNGQLRGMIFLLSAAAFLISFFSMFIGSFLVTSYSSVYFSSLTHVYPFFLGSILATIVGVRQTTSLVKQLDKIWDLRKTLLVFGGGFGFLLILTFFVKFTYLFAYLMGFLLASLAALAMILAARVLHEKTPNMQEPKIISFLADTSYAVYLFHWPFYIIFSQLTSNLLAVLLTLIFSYGFASLSFYVLEPWIAGKDTPIIQTLRPLPHIHTILAASTGILAFIVFLVTLLAPQVGAFETDLTVNGLKQAATNINQTKVMTERAEADSLGIADGTMLIGDSVALRANTALQTALPGAQINAQVSRTTKTVNEIMLNNSQNKFLPKMVVIATGVNNPENYKEDWDSIVKNLPKGHHMVLVTPYEGDKAKETYAIVEKEAAYMRELAEKTPYITIADWNQVAKEHPEIWTGTDQVHFGSDNSKIEAGAKLYADTIAAALQTAQDKPVKSK; translated from the coding sequence ATGCGTATTAAATGGTTTTCCTTGATTAGGATTACAGGTTTACTTTTGGTACTCTTGTATCATTTCTTTCAGACAATCTTTCCTGGAGGATTTTTCGGGGTAGATGTCTTTTTCACATTTTCAGGTTTCCTGATTACAGCTCTACTTATCGAAGAATTTTCTAAAAATCATGAAATTGATTTGGTTGGATTTTTTAGGAGACGCTTTTATCGTATCGTGCCACCTGTGGTTTTGATGGTCTTGGTGACCATGCCTTTTACTTTCTTGGTTCGCCAAGACTATGTGGCTGGAATTGGGGGTCAGATTGCGGGTGTCTTAGGCTTTATGACCAACTTCTATGAACTGCTAACAGGTGGGAGTTATGAATCTCAGTTCATTCCACATTTGTTTGTTCATAATTGGAGCTTGGCTGTTGAGGTTCACTACTATATCCTCTGGGGATTGGCAGTTTGGTTCTTATCTAAACAGTCTAAATCAAATGGTCAGTTGAGAGGAATGATCTTTCTCTTATCTGCTGCTGCCTTCTTGATCAGCTTCTTCTCCATGTTTATCGGTAGTTTTCTAGTAACCTCTTATTCTTCTGTTTACTTCTCTAGTTTAACTCATGTCTATCCATTCTTTTTGGGAAGTATCCTAGCAACGATTGTAGGCGTTCGTCAGACGACTTCTTTAGTTAAGCAGTTGGATAAAATTTGGGATTTACGCAAGACCCTTTTAGTTTTTGGGGGAGGTTTTGGATTCTTACTCATTTTGACCTTCTTTGTCAAATTTACCTATCTCTTTGCCTATCTTATGGGCTTCTTGCTTGCCAGCCTTGCAGCCCTTGCTATGATTCTGGCGGCGCGTGTCTTACATGAAAAGACTCCTAACATGCAGGAGCCAAAGATTATCAGCTTTTTAGCAGATACTAGCTATGCAGTTTATCTCTTCCATTGGCCTTTCTATATTATTTTCTCACAGTTGACATCAAATCTTCTTGCTGTATTACTGACCCTGATTTTTTCTTATGGATTTGCCAGTCTGTCATTTTATGTATTGGAACCTTGGATTGCAGGAAAGGACACACCTATTATACAAACCCTCCGTCCCCTGCCTCATATTCACACAATCCTTGCAGCAAGTACTGGAATTTTGGCCTTCATTGTCTTCTTAGTAACTCTGTTGGCACCACAAGTGGGAGCTTTTGAGACAGACTTAACTGTCAATGGCTTGAAGCAAGCTGCAACAAATATTAACCAGACCAAGGTGATGACAGAACGAGCAGAAGCTGATAGTTTAGGAATTGCTGATGGCACTATGTTAATTGGTGATTCGGTAGCGCTAAGAGCTAATACAGCTTTGCAGACAGCCCTTCCTGGAGCACAGATTAATGCACAAGTCAGCAGAACAACCAAGACTGTCAATGAAATCATGCTAAATAATAGCCAGAATAAATTTCTACCAAAGATGGTGGTTATTGCAACTGGGGTAAATAATCCTGAAAATTACAAGGAAGATTGGGATAGCATCGTGAAAAATCTTCCTAAGGGCCACCATATGGTTTTGGTGACTCCTTATGAGGGGGATAAGGCAAAAGAGACCTATGCAATCGTTGAGAAAGAGGCTGCCTATATGAGAGAATTGGCAGAGAAGACTCCTTACATCACGATAGCAGATTGGAATCAAGTTGCGAAAGAGCATCCAGAAATTTGGACTGGAACAGACCAAGTCCATTTTGGAAGTGACAATAGTAAAATTGAAGCAGGAGCAAAATTGTATGCAGATACGATTGCTGCAGCCTTGCAAACAGCTCAAGACAAGCCAGTCAAATCAAAATAA
- a CDS encoding DUF1304 domain-containing protein translates to MSIITIILATIVALEHFYIFYLESIATQSDATSRIFNMDKEELARPSVSSLFKNQGIYNGLLGVFLLYGIYFSQNLEIVTIFVLFVIGAAAYGSLTADKKIILKQGGPAILALISILLFK, encoded by the coding sequence ATGTCAATTATTACAATCATTTTAGCAACAATCGTTGCTTTGGAGCATTTTTACATTTTTTATTTGGAAAGTATTGCAACGCAATCAGATGCGACTAGTCGTATCTTTAACATGGACAAGGAAGAACTGGCTCGTCCGTCGGTAAGTTCACTGTTTAAAAATCAAGGGATTTATAACGGTCTGCTAGGAGTCTTTCTCTTATATGGGATTTATTTCTCACAGAATTTAGAAATTGTGACTATTTTTGTCTTGTTTGTGATTGGAGCTGCGGCTTATGGCTCTCTCACAGCAGATAAGAAAATTATTTTGAAGCAAGGTGGACCAGCTATTTTGGCCTTGATTAGTATTTTACTCTTTAAATAA
- a CDS encoding MarR family winged helix-turn-helix transcriptional regulator yields MIEIQDLLYQLRLSEQASTQLFEKRLGISLTRYQILLFLLKHSPCNQIAVQERLKIDQAALTRHFKILEKEGLVERHRNPENQREVLVEATKYAKEQLVVNHPLQHIKIKEEMESILTESERTELRRLVNKLVLGIENIEI; encoded by the coding sequence ATGATAGAGATTCAAGATTTACTGTATCAACTCCGCTTGTCTGAGCAAGCAAGTACGCAATTGTTTGAAAAAAGACTTGGGATTAGTTTGACACGGTATCAGATTTTACTGTTTCTGCTGAAGCATTCCCCTTGTAATCAAATAGCGGTTCAGGAGCGTTTGAAGATTGATCAGGCCGCCTTGACACGACATTTCAAGATTCTGGAAAAGGAAGGTTTGGTGGAGCGTCATCGCAATCCTGAAAATCAGCGAGAAGTGTTGGTAGAGGCTACGAAGTATGCCAAGGAGCAGTTAGTGGTGAATCACCCTCTGCAACATATCAAGATTAAGGAAGAGATGGAAAGTATCTTAACAGAGTCTGAAAGAACAGAACTCAGACGTTTAGTAAATAAATTGGTTTTGGGTATTGAAAATATAGAAATTTAA
- the tgt gene encoding tRNA guanosine(34) transglycosylase Tgt: protein MSDSPIKYRLIKKEKHTGARLGEIITPHGTFPTPMFMPVGTQATVKTQSPEELKEMGSGIILSNTYHLWLRPGDELIARAGGLHKFMNWDQPILTDSGGFQVYSLADSRNITEEGVTFKNHLNGSKMFLSPEKAISIQNNLGSDIMMSFDECPQFYQPYDYVKKSIERTSRWAERGLKAHRRPHDQGLFGIVQGAGFEDLRRQSAHDLVSMDFPGYSIGGLAVGETHEEMNAVLDFTTQLLPENKPRYLMGVGAPDSLIDGVIRGVDMFDCVLPTRIARNGTCMTSQGRLVVKNAQFAEDFTPLDPECDCYTCKNYTRAYLRHLLKADETFGIRLTSYHNLYFLLNLMKQVRQAIMDDNLLEFREYFVEKYGYNKSGRNF, encoded by the coding sequence ATGTCAGATTCACCAATCAAATATCGTTTGATTAAGAAAGAAAAACACACAGGAGCTCGTCTGGGAGAAATCATCACTCCCCACGGTACCTTCCCGACACCTATGTTTATGCCAGTTGGGACACAAGCCACTGTCAAAACTCAGTCGCCTGAAGAATTGAAGGAGATGGGTTCGGGAATTATCCTGTCAAACACCTATCATCTCTGGCTTCGTCCTGGAGATGAACTCATCGCACGCGCAGGTGGTCTCCACAAGTTCATGAATTGGGACCAGCCTATCTTGACAGATAGTGGTGGTTTCCAGGTTTATTCTTTAGCAGATAGCCGGAATATCACAGAAGAAGGCGTAACTTTTAAAAACCATCTCAATGGGTCTAAGATGTTCTTGTCTCCGGAGAAAGCTATCTCTATTCAGAACAATCTGGGCTCAGACATCATGATGTCCTTTGACGAATGTCCCCAGTTTTATCAACCTTATGACTACGTTAAGAAATCAATCGAGCGTACCAGCCGTTGGGCTGAGCGTGGTTTGAAGGCTCATCGTCGTCCGCATGACCAAGGTTTGTTTGGAATTGTGCAGGGAGCTGGATTTGAAGATTTGCGTCGCCAATCAGCTCATGACCTTGTCAGCATGGATTTCCCAGGCTACTCTATCGGTGGTTTGGCAGTGGGAGAAACCCATGAAGAGATGAATGCCGTCTTGGACTTCACAACCCAACTGTTACCTGAAAACAAACCTCGCTATTTGATGGGTGTGGGAGCGCCAGATAGCTTGATTGATGGGGTGATTCGTGGTGTAGATATGTTTGACTGTGTCTTGCCGACTCGTATCGCTCGTAACGGAACTTGTATGACTAGTCAGGGGCGTTTGGTTGTCAAAAATGCCCAGTTTGCTGAGGACTTTACGCCGTTGGATCCTGAGTGTGATTGCTACACATGTAAGAACTATACACGCGCCTACCTTCGTCATCTGCTCAAGGCTGATGAAACCTTTGGTATCCGCTTGACTAGCTACCACAATCTTTACTTCTTGCTTAACCTGATGAAGCAAGTGCGACAAGCCATTATGGATGACAATCTCTTGGAATTCCGTGAGTATTTTGTTGAAAAATATGGCTATAACAAGTCAGGCCGTAATTTTTAA